One genomic window of Microbacterium testaceum StLB037 includes the following:
- the prfB gene encoding peptide chain release factor 2 — protein sequence MLELDLTADIQALRSTFADIQAVVDVDALKADIDRLSEEAGAPDLWDDVDNAQKVTSRLSHRQAELKRITEIEQRLDDLEVLVELAIEMDDEDSADEARRELASLKDVIGQLEVQTLLDGEYDSRSAVVTIRSGAGGDDATDFAEMLLRMYLRWAERHKYPVKVMDTSYAEGAGIKSATFEVDVPYAYGTLSVEAGTHRLARISPFGGADKRQTSFAAVEVIPVMEEAVEVEVPEGDIRVDVFRSSGPGGQSVNTTDSAVRITHIPTGLVVSMQNEKSQIQNRAAAMRVLQTRLLLLKREEEAAKKKELAGTITASWGDQMRSYFLYGQQLVKDLRTGYEVGNPAVVFDGDLDGLIAAGIRWRKRKDDDD from the coding sequence ATGCTCGAACTCGATTTGACCGCCGACATCCAGGCGCTGCGCTCGACCTTCGCCGATATCCAGGCCGTGGTCGACGTCGACGCACTCAAAGCCGACATCGACCGCCTCAGCGAAGAGGCCGGTGCCCCCGACCTCTGGGACGACGTCGACAACGCGCAGAAGGTGACCAGCCGGCTCAGCCACCGACAGGCCGAGCTCAAGCGCATCACCGAGATCGAGCAGCGACTCGACGACCTCGAGGTGCTCGTCGAACTCGCGATCGAGATGGACGACGAAGACAGCGCCGACGAGGCGCGCCGCGAGCTCGCCTCGCTCAAAGACGTGATCGGCCAGCTCGAGGTGCAGACGCTCCTCGACGGAGAGTACGACTCCCGCTCCGCCGTCGTCACGATCCGCTCGGGCGCGGGCGGCGACGACGCCACCGACTTCGCCGAGATGCTGCTGCGCATGTACCTGCGCTGGGCCGAGCGTCACAAGTACCCCGTGAAGGTCATGGACACGTCCTACGCCGAGGGCGCCGGCATCAAGTCGGCCACCTTCGAGGTCGATGTCCCCTACGCCTACGGCACGCTGTCGGTCGAGGCCGGCACGCACCGCCTCGCCCGCATCAGCCCGTTCGGCGGCGCCGACAAGCGGCAGACCAGCTTCGCCGCGGTCGAGGTCATCCCCGTGATGGAAGAGGCCGTCGAGGTCGAGGTCCCCGAGGGCGACATCCGCGTCGATGTCTTCCGCTCGTCCGGCCCCGGTGGCCAGTCGGTCAACACGACCGACTCTGCCGTGCGCATCACGCACATCCCCACGGGCCTCGTCGTCTCGATGCAGAACGAGAAGTCGCAGATCCAGAACCGCGCCGCCGCGATGCGCGTCCTCCAGACCCGCCTCCTCCTGCTCAAGCGCGAAGAAGAGGCGGCGAAGAAGAAGGAGCTCGCCGGGACGATCACGGCCAGCTGGGGCGATCAGATGCGCTCCTACTTCCTCTACGGTCAGCAGCTCGTGAAAGACCTGCGCACGGGCTACGAGGTCGGAAACCCCGCGGTGGTCTTCGACGGCGACCTCGACGGTCTCATCGCGGCCGGGATCCGTTGGCGCAAGCGCAAAGACGACGACGACTGA
- a CDS encoding MFS transporter — MTADSPRSVLVRFAPMIYGPTLLFAIGEGAVIPLIPVIANRLGADVALAALVAAALVVGQLCGNIPAGWAVARFGERITMGVAGIVILGGLVGVVFAGTLAIFAAAVFLIGFCAASFALARHSFMTTRVPLHFRARALSLLGGTFRLGMFVGPFISAALLGIFGDETASILFFAVCQVATILLVFLGPDPEKAVPVTGVAAGEPAEGASREAEDTGEPVSGAIPTAERAGVFRTMWRFRAVLARLGLAAASLSAVRSARQVVLPLWGVSLGLDASTIAVVVGVSGAIDFALFYASGQVMDRFGRLWAALPAMVLMGAGFLALAFTHDLTSAAMWFAMFAAVLGVGNGLSSGILLTLGADLAPPDEPAAFLGSWRTLTDAGGAVAPVLISALTATVSLSGAVGAMGVIAALGAFGFVRWVPRYVPRAR, encoded by the coding sequence ATGACCGCCGACTCTCCCCGGAGCGTGCTGGTGCGCTTCGCACCCATGATCTACGGGCCCACCTTGCTCTTCGCCATCGGCGAGGGTGCCGTCATCCCCCTGATCCCGGTCATCGCGAACCGCCTCGGCGCCGATGTCGCCCTCGCGGCTCTGGTCGCCGCGGCCCTGGTCGTCGGGCAGCTGTGCGGCAACATCCCCGCGGGATGGGCGGTGGCGCGCTTCGGCGAGCGGATCACGATGGGGGTGGCCGGCATCGTCATCCTCGGCGGCCTGGTCGGCGTCGTCTTCGCCGGGACTCTCGCGATCTTCGCGGCCGCCGTCTTCCTCATCGGATTCTGCGCCGCGTCGTTCGCGCTGGCCCGGCATTCGTTCATGACGACGCGTGTCCCCCTGCACTTCCGAGCGCGCGCGCTGTCGCTGCTCGGCGGCACGTTCCGCCTCGGAATGTTCGTCGGACCGTTCATCTCCGCGGCGTTGCTGGGGATCTTCGGCGACGAGACGGCATCCATCCTCTTCTTCGCCGTGTGCCAGGTCGCCACGATCCTTCTCGTGTTCCTGGGCCCCGACCCCGAGAAGGCCGTTCCCGTGACCGGGGTCGCTGCCGGTGAGCCCGCCGAGGGCGCCTCCCGGGAGGCCGAAGACACCGGGGAGCCCGTGAGCGGGGCCATTCCCACCGCCGAGCGGGCGGGCGTCTTCCGCACGATGTGGCGCTTCCGCGCCGTGTTGGCACGACTCGGTCTGGCGGCGGCCTCCCTGTCCGCCGTGCGCTCGGCTCGGCAGGTGGTGCTTCCGCTGTGGGGCGTCTCCCTCGGACTGGATGCCTCGACGATCGCGGTCGTCGTCGGCGTGTCGGGCGCGATCGACTTCGCGCTCTTCTACGCGAGCGGGCAGGTCATGGATCGCTTCGGGCGCCTGTGGGCGGCCCTCCCCGCAATGGTCCTCATGGGAGCGGGGTTCCTCGCGCTGGCTTTCACGCACGATCTGACGAGTGCGGCGATGTGGTTCGCGATGTTCGCCGCGGTCCTCGGGGTCGGCAACGGCTTGTCCAGTGGCATCCTGCTCACTCTCGGCGCCGACCTCGCGCCCCCGGACGAGCCCGCCGCCTTCCTCGGGTCGTGGCGCACGTTGACGGATGCCGGGGGCGCCGTCGCCCCGGTTCTGATCTCGGCTCTGACGGCCACCGTGTCGCTCTCGGGGGCCGTGGGCGCGATGGGTGTGATCGCCGCGCTGGGCGCTTTCGGCTTCGTCCGCTGGGTGCCCAGGTACGTGCCGCGGGCACGGTGA
- a CDS encoding inositol monophosphatase family protein encodes MSQTPDEILPTLADDLALALRLADAADAVAMARFDADDLRIDTKADRTHVTEADLATERAIREILDAERPGDAVLGEEFGTSGDTARRWVIDPIDGTHNYMRGIPIWATLIALTVDGVPVVGVVSQPALGRRWWAATGHGAWTITPSGEPRGIHVSDVDDLAKASISFQSIEQWNDVDLLPTLDRLSRAVWRDRGYGDALPYMWLAEGRLELVAEFGVQEYDIAAIAPIVREAGGSFTAFDGSDRLDAASSFATNGVLHDAFLALVHEEDSA; translated from the coding sequence GTGTCCCAGACTCCCGACGAGATCCTCCCCACCCTCGCCGACGACCTCGCGCTCGCCCTGCGTCTCGCGGACGCCGCCGACGCGGTCGCGATGGCGCGCTTCGACGCCGACGACCTGCGCATCGACACCAAGGCCGACCGCACGCACGTGACCGAGGCCGACCTCGCCACCGAACGCGCCATCCGGGAGATCCTGGATGCCGAGCGCCCCGGCGACGCGGTCCTGGGCGAGGAGTTCGGAACATCGGGTGACACCGCCCGGCGCTGGGTGATCGACCCGATCGACGGGACGCACAACTACATGCGCGGCATCCCGATCTGGGCGACGCTGATCGCACTCACCGTCGACGGCGTCCCGGTGGTCGGCGTCGTGAGCCAGCCCGCCCTGGGACGTCGGTGGTGGGCCGCCACCGGGCATGGCGCGTGGACGATCACCCCCTCCGGGGAACCCCGTGGCATCCATGTGTCCGACGTCGACGACCTCGCGAAGGCGAGCATCAGCTTCCAGAGCATCGAGCAGTGGAACGACGTCGACCTGCTGCCGACCCTCGACCGCCTCTCTCGCGCCGTCTGGCGTGATCGCGGCTACGGCGACGCCCTGCCCTACATGTGGCTCGCCGAGGGGCGCCTCGAGCTCGTCGCCGAGTTCGGCGTGCAGGAGTACGACATCGCCGCCATCGCCCCCATCGTGCGCGAGGCCGGCGGAAGCTTCACCGCCTTCGACGGCTCGGACCGCCTCGACGCGGCCTCGTCGTTCGCGACGAACGGCGTCCTCCACGACGCGTTCCTCGCGCTCGTTCACGAGGAGGACTCCGCGTGA
- a CDS encoding YoaK family protein codes for MKDVDREALALSAALAAVAGFVDAIGFLDTGGLFVSFMSGNSTQGAVGLLDGSPQVALVSAGIIAAFVIGVTAGATVSMRAARARAWVVAGSAAGVAATAALALGGGSTTWRVGVLAAAMGALNTLFLAEGRARVAITYATGTLVSLGLGLAALLTGGSRTAWRRPLLLWSSLVTGAVIGGLAHRWGSPIALGIAALALAGAAAVIALRGRGSAVSPRR; via the coding sequence GTGAAAGACGTGGACCGCGAAGCGCTCGCCCTCTCCGCCGCGCTGGCCGCGGTCGCGGGTTTCGTGGACGCGATCGGGTTCCTCGACACCGGCGGACTCTTCGTCTCGTTCATGAGCGGCAACTCGACGCAGGGCGCGGTGGGCCTGCTCGACGGAAGCCCGCAGGTGGCGCTCGTCTCGGCCGGGATCATCGCCGCGTTCGTGATCGGCGTCACCGCCGGCGCGACGGTGAGCATGCGCGCCGCGCGTGCGCGCGCGTGGGTCGTCGCGGGATCGGCGGCGGGCGTCGCGGCCACCGCCGCCCTGGCGCTCGGGGGCGGGTCCACGACGTGGCGCGTGGGCGTCCTCGCCGCGGCGATGGGGGCGTTGAACACGCTGTTCCTCGCGGAGGGTCGCGCGCGCGTCGCGATCACCTACGCGACCGGAACGCTCGTGAGCCTGGGTCTCGGACTCGCGGCCCTGCTCACCGGCGGCTCCCGGACGGCCTGGCGTCGCCCGCTCCTGCTGTGGTCCTCGCTCGTGACGGGTGCCGTGATCGGCGGGCTCGCGCACCGGTGGGGCAGCCCGATCGCGCTGGGGATCGCCGCCCTCGCGCTCGCGGGCGCCGCCGCGGTGATCGCCCTCCGCGGGCGCGGCTCCGCGGTCAGTCCTCGTCGCTGA
- a CDS encoding YaeQ family protein, with product MAIGATIHTFTVQLSDVDRGVYDELSIRVARHPSETDAYMLTRVLAYCLEYEEGIDFSEGISATDEPAVLVRDLTGALVAWIEVGAPDAARLHTGSMKAARTAVYTHRDPDKVAAPWAGKRIHRGDEVLLRSFDAGFVERMAGHIERRSTATLTRTEGRIYLELNGVSDETDIHTRPAA from the coding sequence GTGGCTATCGGCGCGACCATTCACACGTTCACGGTGCAGCTCTCGGACGTCGATCGCGGCGTCTACGACGAGCTGTCGATCCGCGTCGCCCGGCATCCGTCCGAGACCGACGCCTACATGCTCACGCGCGTGCTCGCCTACTGCCTCGAGTACGAGGAAGGCATCGACTTCAGCGAAGGCATCTCGGCGACGGATGAGCCCGCCGTCCTCGTCCGCGACCTCACGGGCGCCCTGGTCGCGTGGATCGAGGTCGGGGCTCCGGATGCCGCCCGCCTCCACACCGGCAGCATGAAGGCCGCGCGCACCGCCGTGTACACGCACCGCGACCCCGACAAGGTCGCCGCCCCCTGGGCCGGGAAGCGCATCCACCGCGGCGACGAAGTGCTCCTGCGCAGCTTCGATGCGGGGTTCGTGGAGCGCATGGCCGGGCACATCGAGCGGCGCAGCACGGCCACGCTCACGCGGACCGAGGGCCGGATCTACCTCGAGCTCAACGGCGTCTCGGACGAGACGGACATCCACACCCGTCCCGCCGCCTGA
- the ftsE gene encoding cell division ATP-binding protein FtsE, producing MIRFENVTKRYRGTTKPALNAVDFEVQRGEFVFLVGASGSGKSSCLQLILRAETPSDGRVVVLGRDLRTLSNRKVPYFRRHIGSVFQDFRLLPNKTVHQNVAFTLQVTGASRGFVQQAVPEVLALVGLDGKEKRLPHELSGGEQQRVAIARALVNRPQVLLADEPTGNLDPGTSIDIMRLLARINAGGTTVVMATHEAGFVDQMQRRVIELRGGEMVRDERHGGYGDRSGLPVLAPEVEKGAAAVAALTAVLEVQREVTSITGPVEPLRGPEGSEQVSAAPVEPESPSVTTSPAAERREPATNTRSIPVSTPEVDALGLADRLGLAEKKDRDDEVGPTS from the coding sequence ATGATCCGGTTCGAGAATGTCACCAAGCGGTATCGCGGCACCACGAAGCCCGCGCTGAACGCAGTCGACTTCGAGGTGCAGCGCGGAGAGTTCGTCTTCCTCGTCGGCGCCTCGGGTTCGGGGAAGTCGTCGTGCCTGCAGCTGATCCTGCGGGCCGAGACCCCGAGCGACGGGCGCGTCGTCGTGCTCGGGCGCGACCTGCGCACCCTGTCGAACCGGAAGGTCCCCTACTTCCGTCGCCACATCGGCTCGGTGTTCCAGGACTTCCGGCTGCTGCCGAACAAGACCGTGCACCAGAACGTGGCCTTCACGCTGCAGGTGACCGGCGCTTCGCGCGGTTTCGTCCAGCAGGCCGTTCCCGAGGTGCTCGCCCTCGTGGGCCTCGACGGCAAAGAGAAGCGGTTGCCGCACGAGCTTTCCGGCGGTGAGCAGCAGCGCGTCGCGATCGCGCGCGCCCTCGTGAACCGCCCTCAGGTGCTGCTGGCCGACGAACCGACCGGAAACCTCGACCCCGGTACCTCGATCGACATCATGCGGCTCCTCGCGCGGATCAACGCCGGCGGGACGACCGTCGTCATGGCGACGCACGAGGCCGGCTTCGTCGACCAGATGCAGCGGCGCGTGATCGAGCTGCGCGGCGGCGAGATGGTCCGCGACGAGCGGCACGGCGGCTACGGCGACCGTTCCGGTCTGCCGGTGCTGGCGCCCGAGGTCGAGAAGGGTGCCGCCGCCGTGGCGGCGCTGACCGCGGTGCTCGAGGTGCAGCGCGAAGTGACGAGCATCACAGGACCGGTCGAGCCGCTGCGCGGGCCGGAAGGCTCGGAGCAGGTCTCGGCCGCACCGGTCGAGCCCGAGTCGCCATCGGTGACCACCTCGCCCGCCGCGGAACGGCGCGAGCCCGCTACGAACACGCGCTCGATCCCGGTGAGCACCCCCGAGGTCGACGCGCTTGGCCTCGCCGACAGACTCGGTCTCGCCGAGAAGAAAGACCGCGACGACGAAGTGGGACCCACGTCATGA
- a CDS encoding SIMPL domain-containing protein yields the protein MSEVVITVRGESNARVRAEEAAVRVTVVTDGPARGPVVERAQERASSVQDGLVAHLRSGEVSEWSSARVSVWSDRPWNNEGAQLPLVHHAAVELSATFIDAGALSWWLGDVAESDDVQVTAVEWRLSSETRARVERDVAADAVHVAVERATAYADALGLASVTAVEIADAGLLATRPENAPMFAARAMAADVGPSFSLQPPEIVVSSTVEGRFRAE from the coding sequence ATGAGCGAGGTCGTCATCACCGTGCGGGGCGAGAGCAATGCGCGCGTGCGCGCCGAGGAGGCCGCGGTCCGCGTCACCGTCGTCACGGACGGACCCGCACGCGGTCCCGTGGTCGAGCGCGCGCAGGAGCGCGCCTCGTCGGTGCAGGACGGACTCGTCGCGCACCTCCGCTCGGGTGAGGTGTCCGAGTGGTCGAGCGCCCGCGTCTCGGTCTGGTCCGACCGGCCGTGGAACAACGAGGGGGCACAGCTCCCGCTGGTCCATCACGCCGCCGTCGAACTCTCCGCCACGTTCATCGACGCCGGGGCGCTGTCGTGGTGGCTGGGCGACGTCGCCGAGTCCGACGACGTGCAGGTCACCGCGGTGGAGTGGCGCCTGTCGTCCGAGACACGCGCCCGCGTCGAGCGGGACGTCGCCGCCGATGCGGTCCACGTCGCCGTCGAGCGTGCCACCGCCTACGCGGATGCCCTGGGACTGGCATCCGTCACCGCCGTCGAGATCGCGGATGCCGGGCTGCTGGCGACGCGGCCGGAGAACGCGCCGATGTTCGCCGCCCGCGCCATGGCGGCCGACGTGGGGCCGTCGTTCAGCCTGCAGCCGCCCGAGATCGTCGTCAGCTCGACCGTCGAAGGACGCTTCCGCGCGGAGTGA
- the ftsX gene encoding permease-like cell division protein FtsX, translating into MRFGLILSEAFSGLRRNASMVISVILVTFVSLTFVGAAMLMQMQIGKMQSYWADRAQVAVFMCSTVSDSATCTPGEAATQEQIDAVRATLDGDALKPLIRDYSFSTSDEAFQNAQGLLSSDIAGVVTADQFNATFSINLVDQGQSDVIAEAFSGQAGVEEVKDQMQYLEPLFQSLTVATYVAVGIAGLMLIAAVLLIATTIRLSAFARRRELGIMRLVGASNRFIQTPFILEGVLAALIGSALASVAVWAMVQVGVERYLRDRIGFITSWVGLSDVAIVVPVIVVIGVVLSALSAGFAIRRWLRA; encoded by the coding sequence ATGAGGTTCGGGCTCATCCTCTCGGAGGCCTTCTCGGGTCTTCGCCGCAACGCGTCGATGGTCATCTCGGTCATCCTCGTCACGTTCGTCTCGCTGACCTTCGTCGGCGCCGCGATGCTCATGCAGATGCAGATCGGCAAGATGCAGTCGTACTGGGCCGACCGGGCCCAGGTCGCCGTGTTCATGTGCTCGACGGTGTCGGACTCCGCCACCTGTACGCCCGGCGAGGCGGCGACGCAGGAGCAGATCGACGCCGTCCGCGCGACGCTCGACGGTGACGCGCTCAAGCCGCTGATCCGCGACTACAGCTTCTCGACGAGCGACGAGGCGTTCCAGAACGCCCAGGGACTGCTCTCCTCCGACATCGCCGGGGTGGTGACCGCCGACCAGTTCAACGCGACCTTCAGCATCAACCTCGTCGACCAGGGCCAATCCGACGTCATCGCGGAGGCGTTCAGCGGGCAGGCCGGGGTCGAAGAGGTCAAGGACCAGATGCAGTATCTGGAACCCCTGTTCCAGTCGCTGACGGTCGCCACCTACGTCGCGGTCGGGATCGCCGGGCTCATGCTCATCGCCGCGGTTCTGCTGATCGCGACGACCATCCGGCTCTCCGCGTTCGCCCGGCGCCGGGAACTCGGGATCATGCGTCTGGTCGGGGCGTCCAACCGCTTCATCCAGACGCCGTTCATCCTCGAGGGCGTCCTCGCGGCGCTCATCGGTTCTGCTCTCGCGAGCGTCGCCGTGTGGGCGATGGTCCAGGTCGGGGTCGAGCGCTATCTGCGCGATCGGATCGGCTTCATCACGTCCTGGGTGGGCCTCTCCGACGTTGCGATCGTCGTGCCCGTGATCGTGGTCATCGGCGTGGTGCTGTCGGCGTTGAGCGCCGGTTTCGCCATTCGGCGATGGCTCCGCGCCTGA
- a CDS encoding M20/M25/M40 family metallo-hydrolase, which produces MPRNTLLPPPRRVRRASAIAATSALVGGALMIAPAAFAAPDAEVPNDLGLTGADVMTHLTELSAISESFADEGYRSWNGPGYEAAAQYAEKVLADTGAFTVTRHAFDVPYSEFGVASLVVDGTVYTGSHFDNSEGTDGDVTAPLALPVSEDGGFLGCAASDYAEVPAGSIVLVQRGICSFEEKIGFASDAGAAAVFVYNNERPPEENTAPEDQLTNVTSGPRNEEDSPAATLPQASGDAIEALITAAPDDAPVEGTATIEKQFLVGTSFNIIADSTAGDPEDTVVIGAHLDGVAEGPGVNDNASGSAAVLALAEKIAASEVPNDKRIRLALWGAEEIGLLGSTAYVNDLVANDAAEWDRISSYLNYDMIGSENFTVGVYDADRSTFPAEGVNIPEGSEAIEKIYTDYFDTIEQPWIDTEYSGRSDYQAFIDNGVPSGGLFSGGDDIKTEEQVEMFGGTPGVFMDRNYHTVNDTLANINRDSVDIFAPAIGHAAAALAWTAAVEPSPEPTVEPTGEPTLEPTAEPTTEPTAEPTTQPSPSPSTTTGPGPRDNLAKTGSNAEGSALPAIGAGMLVLGALIAAGTVIARRRPQE; this is translated from the coding sequence GTGCCCAGAAACACCCTGCTCCCCCCACCTCGGCGCGTGCGCCGCGCGTCCGCGATCGCGGCGACGAGTGCTCTCGTCGGCGGTGCGCTGATGATCGCACCCGCGGCGTTCGCCGCACCGGACGCGGAGGTCCCCAACGACCTCGGGCTCACCGGTGCCGACGTCATGACGCACCTGACCGAGCTCTCGGCGATCAGCGAGTCCTTCGCCGATGAGGGGTACCGGTCGTGGAACGGCCCGGGTTACGAGGCGGCGGCGCAGTACGCCGAGAAGGTCCTGGCCGACACCGGCGCCTTCACCGTGACCCGCCACGCGTTCGACGTGCCCTACTCCGAGTTCGGCGTGGCATCGCTCGTCGTCGACGGCACGGTCTACACCGGGTCGCACTTCGACAACAGCGAGGGCACCGACGGCGACGTCACCGCTCCCCTCGCCCTGCCCGTCTCGGAGGACGGCGGCTTCCTCGGGTGCGCCGCGAGCGACTACGCCGAGGTGCCGGCCGGATCGATCGTCCTCGTGCAGCGCGGCATCTGCTCCTTCGAGGAGAAGATCGGCTTCGCCTCGGATGCCGGGGCCGCCGCGGTCTTCGTCTACAACAACGAGCGACCCCCGGAGGAGAACACCGCTCCCGAGGACCAGCTGACCAACGTCACCTCGGGTCCGCGCAACGAAGAGGACTCCCCCGCCGCCACACTCCCGCAGGCCAGCGGCGACGCGATCGAGGCGCTCATCACGGCGGCACCGGACGACGCTCCCGTCGAGGGCACCGCGACCATCGAGAAGCAGTTCCTCGTGGGGACCTCGTTCAACATCATCGCCGACAGCACCGCGGGCGACCCCGAGGACACCGTCGTCATCGGCGCGCACCTCGACGGTGTCGCCGAAGGACCGGGCGTGAACGACAACGCGTCAGGTTCCGCGGCCGTGCTCGCCCTCGCCGAGAAGATCGCGGCATCCGAGGTCCCCAATGACAAGCGGATCCGCCTCGCCCTCTGGGGCGCGGAGGAGATCGGTCTGCTCGGGTCGACCGCGTACGTCAACGACCTCGTCGCGAACGACGCGGCGGAGTGGGATCGCATCTCGTCGTACCTCAATTACGACATGATCGGCTCCGAGAACTTCACCGTGGGCGTGTACGACGCCGACCGGTCGACGTTCCCCGCCGAGGGCGTCAACATCCCCGAGGGCTCGGAGGCGATCGAGAAGATCTACACCGACTACTTCGACACGATCGAGCAGCCGTGGATCGACACCGAGTACTCGGGTCGCTCCGACTACCAGGCGTTCATCGACAACGGCGTGCCCTCGGGCGGGCTGTTCTCCGGTGGCGACGACATCAAGACCGAGGAGCAGGTCGAGATGTTCGGTGGAACGCCCGGCGTCTTCATGGACCGCAACTACCACACGGTCAATGACACGCTCGCGAACATCAACCGGGACTCGGTCGACATCTTCGCCCCGGCGATCGGCCACGCGGCCGCCGCTCTGGCGTGGACCGCGGCGGTCGAGCCGTCGCCCGAACCGACCGTCGAGCCCACGGGGGAGCCGACCCTCGAGCCGACGGCTGAGCCCACGACGGAGCCCACGGCCGAGCCGACGACCCAGCCCAGCCCCTCGCCGAGCACCACGACCGGCCCGGGACCGCGCGACAACCTCGCGAAGACCGGATCGAACGCCGAGGGCTCGGCGCTCCCCGCGATCGGTGCCGGCATGCTCGTGCTCGGCGCACTCATCGCCGCCGGCACGGTCATCGCCCGCCGCCGCCCGCAGGAGTAA
- the smpB gene encoding SsrA-binding protein SmpB, with protein sequence MPREQGEKLIASNKKARHDYAIEKTYEAGLVLTGTEVKSLRQGRANLTDGYAYIDGGQAYLDAVHIPEYSQGHWTNHSAKRTRKLLLHKEEIVKLSHAVAAGGYTLVPLRLYFLDGRAKVEIAVAKGKREFEKRQTIREREDKREAERAMRTKNRLGE encoded by the coding sequence ATGCCTCGTGAGCAGGGGGAGAAGCTCATCGCGTCGAACAAGAAGGCGCGACACGACTACGCCATCGAGAAGACGTACGAAGCGGGTCTGGTTCTGACCGGAACCGAGGTGAAGTCGCTGCGCCAGGGGCGCGCGAACCTCACCGACGGCTACGCCTACATCGACGGCGGTCAGGCCTACCTCGACGCCGTCCACATCCCCGAGTACTCGCAGGGACACTGGACGAATCACTCGGCGAAGCGCACGCGCAAGCTACTGCTGCACAAAGAAGAGATCGTGAAGCTCTCGCACGCGGTGGCCGCGGGCGGCTACACGCTCGTCCCGCTGCGGCTGTACTTCCTGGACGGGCGCGCCAAGGTCGAGATCGCCGTCGCCAAGGGCAAGCGCGAGTTCGAGAAGCGTCAGACGATCCGCGAGCGCGAAGACAAGCGCGAGGCCGAGCGCGCCATGCGGACGAAGAACCGTCTGGGCGAGTGA
- a CDS encoding NUDIX hydrolase produces the protein MADDEIWDVTDIHGTPTGALHRRGDGPVPAGAFHIVASVCVVSSTGRVLVSLRAPGKDYPLAWEFPAGSALRAESSRRGASRELEEETGLAIAPDDLVLVGRVIEERALFDLWIARVEGEPIPVPDPEEVQDAEWVTLDEVRRRWEAGMFATPWNARFDQLWSTLEREVATRS, from the coding sequence ATGGCCGATGACGAGATCTGGGACGTGACCGACATCCACGGAACGCCGACCGGCGCGCTCCACCGCCGGGGCGACGGGCCGGTTCCGGCCGGAGCGTTCCACATCGTGGCATCCGTCTGCGTGGTGTCGTCGACGGGGCGTGTGCTGGTGAGCCTGCGCGCACCGGGGAAGGACTACCCCCTCGCGTGGGAGTTCCCCGCCGGAAGCGCGCTGCGCGCGGAGTCGAGTCGTCGCGGCGCCTCTCGCGAACTCGAAGAGGAGACCGGGCTCGCGATCGCTCCCGACGATCTCGTACTCGTCGGGCGGGTGATCGAGGAGCGGGCGCTGTTCGATCTCTGGATCGCGCGCGTAGAGGGCGAACCGATTCCCGTCCCCGACCCCGAGGAGGTCCAGGATGCCGAGTGGGTCACGCTCGACGAGGTGCGCCGCCGCTGGGAGGCGGGGATGTTCGCGACCCCCTGGAACGCGCGTTTCGACCAGCTGTGGAGCACCCTCGAGCGCGAGGTGGCGACCCGCTCATGA